A stretch of Deinococcus planocerae DNA encodes these proteins:
- a CDS encoding SWIM zinc finger family protein, giving the protein MSLTPDELLRYAPGKVRERAQPLRGQVTHRERQGEVVRARVRGSRPAPYRVRINLQNGEVSCSCPDEYNAVCKHAAATLLALRDDPTSFLPGTPPRRLPKVDGWADADVERLLDRLHGLYPEVVTDWARQLTHEGEEEWS; this is encoded by the coding sequence GTGAGCCTGACCCCGGACGAGCTGCTGCGATACGCCCCCGGCAAGGTGCGCGAGCGGGCACAGCCGTTGCGTGGGCAGGTCACCCACCGCGAGCGGCAGGGCGAGGTCGTCCGGGCCCGCGTGCGGGGCAGTCGCCCGGCGCCTTACCGGGTACGAATCAACCTGCAAAACGGCGAGGTCTCGTGCTCCTGCCCGGACGAGTACAACGCGGTCTGCAAACACGCCGCCGCGACCCTGCTGGCCCTGCGCGATGATCCCACCTCCTTCCTGCCGGGCACGCCCCCGCGCCGCCTGCCGAAGGTGGACGGCTGGGCGGACGCGGACGTGGAGCGGCTGCTCGACCGGCTGCACGGCCTCTATCCCGAGGTGGTCACCGACTGGGCCCGTCAGCTCACCCACGAGGGCGAGGAAGAGTGGAGCTGA
- a CDS encoding RtcB family protein → MNGKQITKLGFEKKAVALALAAAKLRERAGLDREEILGELRSVQANPGAYVSGGVYAELAAELTSQQAVLDARRASELRADPLPYRVWGEDLIEPGARDQMNVAMRLPVARAGALMPDAHVGYGLPIGGVLATEGAVIPYGVGVDIGCSMRLSVLPLAPNALSTDEATRLLTKHTRFGAGVGFEKRDREDHEVLHEDTWREQPLLRHLRDKAAEQIGTSGSGNHFVEFGTLSLSAPDLGLEAGNYLAILSHSGSRGFGAQVANHYTKVAQALHPALDAQGRKLAWLPLDTEEGEGYWQAMNLAGRYALANHDLIHARLARARGVRPAATVGNSHNLAWRQEVEGEERIVHRKGATPAGRGQLGLIPGSMADPGFVVRGKGNPEALASASHGAGRQLGRKAAANTLAKKDVQAYLKGRGVTLIGGGIDEAPQAYKRIEHVIARQSDLVDVVATFTPRVVRMDTGSEDV, encoded by the coding sequence ATGAACGGAAAACAGATCACCAAACTGGGCTTCGAGAAAAAGGCCGTCGCGCTGGCCCTCGCCGCCGCTAAGTTGCGCGAGCGCGCCGGACTCGACCGCGAGGAAATCCTGGGTGAGCTGCGCTCGGTGCAGGCCAACCCGGGTGCGTACGTCTCGGGCGGCGTGTACGCCGAGCTGGCGGCGGAGCTGACCTCGCAGCAGGCCGTCCTCGACGCGCGCCGGGCGAGCGAGTTGCGCGCCGACCCCCTCCCCTACCGGGTGTGGGGCGAGGACCTGATCGAGCCCGGTGCACGCGACCAGATGAACGTGGCGATGCGCCTGCCCGTCGCTCGGGCCGGGGCCCTGATGCCCGACGCGCACGTGGGCTACGGCCTTCCCATCGGCGGGGTGCTGGCGACGGAAGGCGCCGTGATCCCTTACGGGGTCGGCGTGGACATCGGCTGCTCCATGCGCCTGAGCGTGTTGCCCCTGGCCCCGAATGCCCTGAGCACCGACGAGGCCACCCGCCTCCTGACCAAGCACACCCGTTTCGGCGCCGGGGTCGGCTTCGAGAAGCGCGACCGCGAGGATCACGAGGTCCTGCACGAGGACACGTGGCGAGAGCAGCCCCTGCTGCGCCATCTGCGTGACAAGGCCGCCGAGCAGATCGGCACCTCGGGCAGCGGCAACCACTTCGTGGAGTTCGGCACCCTGAGTCTGTCCGCCCCCGACCTGGGGCTGGAGGCGGGCAACTACCTCGCCATCCTGTCCCACAGCGGCTCGCGCGGCTTCGGGGCCCAGGTGGCGAACCACTACACCAAGGTCGCGCAGGCCCTCCACCCCGCCCTCGACGCGCAGGGCCGCAAGCTCGCCTGGCTGCCGCTCGACACCGAGGAAGGCGAGGGGTACTGGCAGGCGATGAACCTCGCCGGGCGCTACGCCCTCGCCAACCACGACCTGATCCACGCCCGCCTCGCCCGCGCGCGGGGGGTCAGGCCCGCCGCCACGGTCGGCAACAGCCACAACCTCGCCTGGAGGCAGGAGGTGGAGGGCGAAGAGCGCATCGTCCACCGCAAGGGCGCGACCCCCGCCGGGCGCGGCCAGCTCGGACTCATCCCCGGCAGCATGGCCGACCCCGGCTTCGTGGTGCGCGGCAAGGGCAACCCGGAAGCCCTCGCCAGCGCCAGCCACGGGGCGGGCCGCCAGCTCGGGCGCAAGGCCGCCGCCAACACCCTCGCCAAGAAGGACGTGCAGGCGTACCTGAAAGGGCGCGGCGTGACCCTGATCGGCGGCGGCATCGACGAGGCGCCCCAGGCCTATAAGAGGATCGAGCACGTCATCGCCCGCCAGAGCGACCTCGTGGACGTGGTGGCGACCTTCACCCCGCGCGTGGTGCGGATGGACACGGGGAGCGAGGACGTATAA
- a CDS encoding M20/M25/M40 family metallo-hydrolase, translated as MTSPDPTRPNLAAHIERGLRDLRDLVALQSVSAQGRHLPETAAFVTRLLEAEGFTVRAYPGEVAPVLVAEAGEGPRTLLIYNHYDVQPEDPVALWESPPFELTERDGRLYGRGASDDKGELASRLAAVRAVRERNGGRLPLRVRWLIEGEEEVGSPSLERFVAEHAEELRADGCWWEFGSIDPGGRPVLFLGLKGVMCVELRCRVAASDLHSSLGAVIDNPLYRLARAVASLRDDGGRVTLPGFHDDVREPSEADRTAIARIPGDGQAVRDTYGVTRPLATGPAYHKRLNLAPVVNVNGWGGGYGGEGSKTVLPAHGFVKLDFRLVQEQDPARVLGLLRAHLDAQGLEDVEIVELEAHQQPARVDAAHPFVRACVAAAWEAHGAEPVVQPSSGGSGPMHPFREVLGVACVAAGIGNVGGRVHAPNENIVREHFEKGVAFGVALLERLARGSSS; from the coding sequence ATGACCTCACCGGACCCCACCCGCCCCAACCTCGCGGCCCACATCGAGCGCGGCCTGAGGGACCTGCGCGACCTCGTGGCCCTCCAGAGCGTGTCCGCGCAGGGTCGGCACCTCCCCGAGACGGCGGCCTTCGTGACCCGGCTGCTGGAGGCGGAGGGCTTCACCGTCCGGGCGTACCCCGGCGAGGTCGCCCCCGTGCTCGTCGCCGAGGCGGGGGAGGGGCCGAGGACGCTGCTGATCTACAACCATTACGACGTGCAGCCGGAGGACCCCGTGGCGCTGTGGGAGAGCCCGCCGTTCGAACTGACCGAGCGCGACGGACGCCTGTATGGGCGCGGCGCCTCCGACGACAAGGGTGAACTCGCCTCCCGCCTCGCCGCCGTGCGGGCGGTGCGCGAGCGCAACGGCGGGCGTCTTCCTCTACGCGTCCGCTGGCTGATCGAGGGCGAGGAGGAGGTCGGCAGCCCCAGCCTGGAACGCTTCGTCGCCGAACACGCGGAGGAGTTGCGCGCCGACGGCTGCTGGTGGGAGTTCGGGAGCATCGACCCGGGGGGGCGGCCCGTCCTGTTCCTGGGGCTCAAGGGCGTGATGTGCGTGGAGTTGCGCTGCCGGGTGGCGGCCTCCGACCTGCACTCCAGCCTGGGGGCGGTGATCGACAATCCCCTCTACCGCCTCGCCCGGGCGGTCGCCTCCCTGCGCGACGACGGGGGGCGGGTGACTCTTCCAGGCTTCCACGACGACGTGCGCGAGCCCTCGGAGGCCGACCGTACCGCCATTGCCCGCATTCCCGGGGATGGGCAGGCCGTGCGGGACACCTACGGCGTGACCCGGCCCCTCGCCACCGGCCCGGCCTACCACAAGCGGCTCAACCTCGCCCCGGTCGTCAACGTGAACGGCTGGGGCGGTGGGTACGGGGGGGAAGGCAGCAAGACGGTGTTGCCCGCCCACGGCTTCGTGAAGCTCGACTTCCGGCTGGTGCAGGAGCAGGACCCGGCCCGCGTGCTCGGGCTGCTGAGGGCGCACCTGGACGCCCAGGGCCTGGAGGACGTGGAAATCGTCGAGTTGGAGGCCCATCAGCAGCCCGCGCGGGTGGATGCCGCTCACCCCTTCGTGCGGGCCTGCGTCGCCGCCGCGTGGGAGGCGCACGGGGCCGAGCCGGTCGTGCAGCCCTCCAGCGGGGGCAGCGGGCCGATGCACCCTTTTCGGGAGGTGCTGGGGGTGGCGTGTGTGGCGGCGGGCATTGGGAATGTCGGGGGGCGGGTGCACGCGCCGAACGAGAACATCGTGCGGGAGCACTTCGAGAAGGGGGTGGCGTTCGGGGTGGCCTTGCTGGAGCGGCTGGCTCGGGGAAGTTCGTCTTGA
- a CDS encoding LacI family DNA-binding transcriptional regulator — protein sequence MSSAKPPPGRRVTLREVAARLGVSRATVSNAYNRPDQLSPELRERVLGAARELGYGGPDPLARSLRRGRTNVIGVVYDAPLEYAFADPAAALFLGAVARTVQGRGLSLLLLASPRGTRPVETASVDGLVVYCAAEEGELLRAVLGRGLPTVLVDQAPQPGTSRVGIDDAGGAREAARHLTGLGHRHLGVLSLELTPERRGGPVSPEREARVGYATTAARLRAYRGAAGEAGARLFVTEAFQNTPDEGERLTRDLLAAHPEVSALLCMSDVLAQGALRAAQALGRRVPGDLSLVGFDDLPSSAALNLTTVWQPTTEKGVRVGSAILARLDGEGPGDVTLPTRLIVRGTTAGVTAPKFRP from the coding sequence TTGGGGGTGTCGCGCGCCACGGTGAGCAACGCGTACAACCGCCCCGACCAGCTCTCACCGGAGTTGCGCGAGCGGGTGCTGGGAGCGGCGCGTGAGCTGGGGTACGGGGGCCCCGATCCCCTGGCGCGCAGCCTGCGGCGGGGGCGGACGAACGTGATCGGCGTGGTGTACGACGCGCCGCTGGAATACGCCTTCGCGGACCCGGCTGCCGCGCTGTTCCTGGGAGCGGTGGCCCGGACGGTGCAGGGGCGGGGGCTGAGCCTGCTGCTGCTGGCGAGCCCGCGCGGCACCCGGCCCGTCGAGACGGCCAGCGTGGACGGCCTGGTCGTGTACTGCGCCGCCGAGGAGGGAGAGCTGCTGCGCGCGGTGCTGGGCCGGGGCCTGCCCACGGTGCTCGTGGACCAGGCGCCGCAGCCCGGCACCTCGCGGGTGGGCATCGACGACGCCGGGGGGGCGCGGGAGGCCGCGCGACACCTGACCGGGCTTGGCCACCGCCACCTGGGGGTGCTCAGCCTCGAACTCACGCCGGAGCGCCGGGGCGGCCCGGTGTCTCCCGAGCGCGAGGCCCGGGTCGGCTACGCGACGACCGCCGCCCGTCTGCGCGCCTACCGCGGGGCGGCGGGGGAGGCGGGGGCGCGGCTCTTCGTCACGGAGGCGTTCCAGAACACGCCCGACGAGGGAGAGCGGCTGACCCGCGACCTGCTCGCCGCGCACCCGGAGGTCAGCGCCCTGCTGTGCATGAGCGACGTGCTCGCCCAGGGGGCGCTGCGGGCGGCGCAGGCCCTCGGGCGGCGGGTGCCGGGGGACCTCAGCCTCGTGGGCTTCGACGACCTCCCCAGCAGCGCGGCCCTCAACCTGACGACCGTCTGGCAGCCCACGACCGAGAAGGGCGTGCGGGTAGGGTCGGCCATCCTCGCCCGGCTGGACGGGGAGGGGCCGGGGGACGTGACCTTGCCCACCCGCCTGATCGTGCGCGGAACGACGGCGGGCGTCACGGCCCCCAAGTTCAGGCCATGA